cataatatataattatactgacaatTGAGTACCATGCATATTATAGCCTCGGTTCCAAGCTCATTTTAGAGAACGAATGCATGGTGAATAATTAATACCTATAGCACATTTAAATCTGGCCTGCATGGGGAACGAGGCCAGGTATATATATCGTTACTACTTAGTGTCAATGAAGATTCAAGGTAAACAGTTTTGGTAAATACAAAAACTTTTACATACCCCTGCAAAAGGTCACTGGAAATTTCTGCTCTCAAATGAGTAGTGGTaccctgcatgtgcatgtttaATTCACTATATACGAATCATCATcttgtcatgcatgcaggtaatCTTGAACTTACATACTAACTACAACTTTTTACTTACGTGAAAGGTTAGTGACTCTTGTTTTAAGATGCACTTCAAATACTGCAGTTTAACATCATCTTAAATTAACGATCGCCAAATTCATACAAATTATACCTTGCACACAAACGGTCCACAATCAGACAAATTTTCTTGCCTCGGAATCTCCTGTTTGGAGCGTAaaagtatataatattataggcaaAAGACATGCAAAtcaaatgaataattatgtttactagCTATTTAATAACCTCATCAACTGTCACCCACCAGCCAGTCATCTAGACTTGTGTTGTACTGTTCAGCCAACTTGACAATGAAATtcttgtattattatgtatatacattggtTAATAACATGCACagttacactataattatgtaacgtTCTTGGGCCTTTAATAATACAACCTATATTATACATACCAGACAGGCTTCAATGTGGGGCTGTCAAATGTCGTGTCGTTGAAATCAGAGAAGTCAAGGGAATCGTACACGAACACATTCTTCATTCCAAAGTCGATTacctatagtataattatacacatgcatgatattGTTATTATGAtattgttatataattatgcctgtaTATACGTAACATAGTAATACATACATATTAAAAACTAAATGCTAAAAATGCGAGCGGCTATTATCATTGCATCACGCAATAAATTCGAGGCCCGAAACAATTCCCATTGAAATTGCGGGatttgtagcatgcaattagagtgggcgtaatctcgatCGAATACGGTAATTATAAGCTCACCAATAGCATGTAATGCCGTTCACATAGTACAGGTAACAGAGCTTTTCCAGTTTGGAAGACTGTGCCctgtataaataataattcatactaataattgtatgtatatatatatagatgctTAAAACGTACTGGAATGTTTTTAACTGCTCCCATAACACCTGACATATCAGCAGATTGCATCAGGTAGTACAATGAAGAAGACATTATCCAAACTGCATTCTGAATTTACATTACaattatattaattaaaactataattatgatttaaaCAAACCTCATCAATGCATAGGACACAGGACAGCATCAATGCGTACAGATCAACCAActgcatataatatatattatagggATCAGCACACGCATGTATGCATTATAAAATCGACAGTGACATATTAATTACATACACCAAAATAATCAACTGATATTCATACCTCACAGTGAACAGTCCATTGGTTAACTCTACAAAGTGCTGGTAGGTAATCGAATAAGGTGGTAGCTTCATCATCACATCTGAATAAATCAATTGAGTAAATTCATACTTTGCACTTAATATTTACCATCTGAGTTTGGAGCTTGATGGATGGTCAAATCACTGGAACTGTATAATACGTAACAAATATAATAAGAGCATGATTCCTGCACATTAATATGTACCTCACACCATACTTCTTTTTCCAGTCTTTCTTTCGTTCTTGTTTCTTCCTTTTCTTTCCTTTCCttttctctataattatgttggtatTTAATGCTAGTACACAGCAGAATGTGATACTGTACAAAATGCGTACCAATATCAACAGCCTTTGAAATATCATTTCCAACTGCTGTTGATCTGCTTGAAGAAGGAGAAGCACCAGGTCTCTTGCCTTCACCTATATAATGTACAAGCATTGTGCACATTAATACTTATACATTTATAGCATCAGAAAAATAAAAGTATAGTTACTAACCACCATCATCATCTTTTTTCCTCATCTTCTCTTCCAGTCGAGTAACAGAGGACAGCTCGGTTACACTGAACCACTCCACGGTAGACTTTCCCTCAACCTCAAAACTGACCTTGTATTTCTTGGTCTTCAATTTTCTCTCTACCACTTTCCCATTGTAACAGCGTGGAGCAGAAACACCTTTGCCTTTGATCTTGGTACAATTTTTGTTCTTGTTAAACTGAACAAGAAGTTCATCACCGACTTGGTACACAGATGGGGGGGTTTTAGAGGCATGTTTTGAAACCATCATCTTTTCAGCTGCACTCGATACCAATGCTCCTATCTTTCTGATCTCTTTGGTCAATGTGATATGGGATTCAATGGCATCTTTTGATACTTGGGCCAAGTTCACTCCTTTGAAAGACTCACAATCctgtacacaataaaattatggaTCAAATAATTGTTGTAGTCCGGTTAACAAATAATTCAGCTGTATACCTCTACTGAAGATTCATCAGACACTGCAGTTTGAGTATCGTCGTTTTCTCTTTCACTTTGATCCCTTTCATTCATTGGGTGCAAGTTGTAGTTTGAACGACGCCCAAAAAAGAGCTCGAATGGAGACATTCCTGTACGTAAGTAAATCAATGCAACTCTGATCAGTTATAAAGATGTATAAATATACCTATTGATTTATGATGACCGCTATTATATATCATCTGGTAAACGGGTAGAGCCAGCACCCAGTTGTTACTGTCAGTACTATCCTTCTCCAATGAGGATATCTCTTCGAGGTTTTTCGTTAAATCGTAACGAATTTTGCTGCGAATGGTTCGGTGAGA
This is a stretch of genomic DNA from Halichondria panicea chromosome 1, odHalPani1.1, whole genome shotgun sequence. It encodes these proteins:
- the LOC135342345 gene encoding uncharacterized protein LOC135342345 isoform X3, with translation MIYNSGHHKSIGMSPFELFFGRRSNYNLHPMNERDQSERENDDTQTAVSDESSVEDCESFKGVNLAQVSKDAIESHITLTKEIRKIGALVSSAAEKMMVSKHASKTPPSVYQVGDELLVQFNKNKNCTKIKGKGVSAPRCYNGKVVERKLKTKKYKVSFEVEGKSTVEWFSVTELSSVTRLEEKMRKKDDDGEGKRPGASPSSSRSTAVGNDISKAVDIEKRKGKKRKKQERKKDWKKKYGVSSSDLTIHQAPNSDDVMMKLPPYSITYQHFVELTNGLFTVRYEYQLIILVYVINMSLSIL
- the LOC135342345 gene encoding uncharacterized protein LOC135342345 isoform X2 — encoded protein: MIYNSGHHKSIGMSPFELFFGRRSNYNLHPMNERDQSERENDDTQTAVSDESSVEDCESFKGVNLAQVSKDAIESHITLTKEIRKIGALVSSAAEKMMVSKHASKTPPSVYQVGDELLVQFNKNKNCTKIKGKGVSAPRCYNGKVVERKLKTKKYKVSFEVEGKSTVEWFSVTELSSVTRLEEKMRKKDDDGGEGKRPGASPSSSRSTAVGNDISKAVDIEKRKGKKRKKQERKKDWKKKYGVSSSDLTIHQAPNSDDVMMKLPPYSITYQHFVELTNGLFTVRYEYQLIILVYVINMSLSIL